The following coding sequences lie in one Nocardioides sambongensis genomic window:
- a CDS encoding RDD family protein, protein MSTPPTTEFATVTDDDLVTGEGVALDLPPASLGVRMASGLIDVTVTVLLLVVVLVVLSIATIGADAALVDAAVVLLSVVVFAIFPTTLETLTRGRSLGKLALGLRTVRDDGGPITFHHALVRALIGYVEIYAFAGTPAFFSILLSKRGKRLGDYAAGTHVVRERVVLRLPSPAPMPPELAGWAAGADITALPTGLALAIRQFLGRADLVDPVSRDQVARSLAAELTPYVAPAPPRGAPAERVLCAVLAERRERDRRRLAREEELRRRLWTPQG, encoded by the coding sequence ATGAGCACCCCACCCACCACCGAGTTCGCCACGGTCACCGACGACGACCTGGTGACCGGCGAGGGCGTCGCACTGGACCTGCCGCCGGCCTCGCTGGGCGTCCGGATGGCGTCAGGCCTGATCGACGTGACCGTCACCGTGCTCCTGCTGGTCGTGGTGCTGGTGGTCCTCTCCATCGCGACGATCGGCGCGGACGCGGCGTTGGTGGACGCCGCCGTGGTGCTGCTCTCGGTGGTGGTCTTCGCGATCTTCCCCACCACCCTGGAGACGCTGACCCGCGGCCGGTCGCTGGGGAAGCTCGCGCTCGGGTTGCGCACCGTCCGCGACGACGGCGGTCCGATCACGTTCCACCACGCGCTGGTCCGCGCGCTGATCGGCTACGTGGAGATCTACGCGTTCGCCGGCACCCCGGCGTTCTTCTCGATCCTGCTCAGCAAGCGCGGCAAGCGGCTGGGCGACTACGCCGCCGGCACCCACGTGGTGCGGGAGCGGGTCGTCCTGCGGCTGCCGTCCCCCGCACCGATGCCGCCGGAGCTGGCCGGGTGGGCCGCCGGCGCGGACATCACCGCGTTGCCGACCGGCCTGGCGCTGGCGATCCGGCAGTTCCTCGGGCGTGCCGACCTGGTGGACCCGGTCTCCCGGGACCAGGTCGCCCGATCGCTGGCGGCCGAGCTGACGCCGTACGTCGCCCCGGCGCCGCCGCGCGGGGCCCCGGCCGAGCGGGTCCTGTGCGCGGTACTGGCCGAGCGCCGCGAGCGGGACCGGCGACGGCTGGCCCGCGAGGAGGAGCTGCGTCGACGGCTGTGGACACCGCAGGGATGA